One Aegilops tauschii subsp. strangulata cultivar AL8/78 chromosome 2, Aet v6.0, whole genome shotgun sequence genomic window, tttggagttgtgaagaataggtctctaatatttgctccttttccagcccagaattccagctgccggcattctccctcttcatgtaaaccttgtaaaataagagagaaaaggcataagtattgtgacataatgtgtaataacagccataatgcaataaatatcgatataaaagcatgatgcaaaatggacgtatcaagtatcaagtcctctttactcccatacacaACAACCCACTTACttgggtatgtgcttctgtcactcacgccacccaccataagcgaatcatgaacatattgcaacactcTATAGCGGGTACCCCTCCGTTTGCGCGAAaaggagggcaccgtaggacggcaccataaataaaatatacaatcataccaaccaatatcacgattaacccataggacaaaacagatctactcaaacatcataggataaccatagatcgttggtaatatatggagttgagcaccatgtttcagtagagattacagcggggaaaAGAGTTACACCGCTGcaaagagggggagagagcccccctccttcttcttccttggcctcccccctagatgggaggagagttccccctctggtccatggcctccatggcggcggaggggcgggagaccctccaagattggatctccctctctgttctcttctgtttcgcgtttcctagatctgaccgaaaacagtttcttatattcccggagatccgtaactccgattgcgttGAGATTTTTACACGATTTTTTTCTTGGATATAGCTtgcttgcgcccgaagtagagatCCAACTgacgtacgaggtgagcacaacccacttgggcgcgcctggCCCCTGGGGCGCGCCCGGGTGTCTTGTGGGCACAGTGGGCCCCCATTTGCGTTGATTCcaagtcccaaaaatcacatatattccaaaataattctccgtaaaattttactgcatttggacttcgtttgatatggatatttcGCGAAACAAAAGACAtgcaaaaaaacaggaactggcactgggcactagatcaataggttagtccaataaatcatataaaatgttgccaaaagtatgtgaaagttgtataatattggcatgaaacaatcaaaaattatagatacgacggagacgtatcacccccccTCCTCGGTGCTGTCCTCGTGATCgctctcctcctcgtcctcgttGTCCTCCTCCGAGTACTGACACTCCGTGTCACTCGTCTCATCCTCTGGTCATCGGTCAACCACCGGCACCTCGGAGATCTGGTGCTAAAAGCTCTGAAGAAACAAGAACGCCACGAAAGAAAAATTCAGATGCCTAGGAAATAACCTACGGTTGATCCGATTGATCAGAAGAAAGATTACCTCAATCGGCGGCGTGTCCTTGTCATACGGGGGCACCCTCCTACCCCCTCCCCCGTGGGTTGTCTCAGGCAGAAGTGATGGCCCTGATCTTGGCGCCCATGTCCTTCTCGGTGATCTCCTCCGGGTGCACCCGAGCGgggtcattcagaccctcgtacAACCACATAGGGTGCGCCCTGGGCTGCAACGGTTGAATCTGCCGACTGAGGAATGTCTTCAGAAGATCCATTCCGTTGACGCCGGCGTTCACAACCCCAACCATAGCGTTGGTCAGGATGCCCACATCCACCTTCTCCTCCTTCATCATTGTAAGGGACGCTAGGGCCCTCACTCTCTCCACCGAGTACGGAGGAAGACCCGACTGACTGTTGGCTCTGGGGACATCCCTGTATAGAACCAAGTCCCCTGCCACCCCTTGAAGGGGTCGGGGAAGCTCATCTTGGGGAAAGCACTGCCACCCCTGAGCTGAATCCCCAAGCCTCCGCTTAGCTGGGTGACGTGGGTCTTCTCACCAATCGACGAGTCCTTCTTTATAGTCATTGACCGgcacgtgaaaatgtgcttgaagagacccGAATGCGGGTGGCAACCAATGAAGTTTTCACAAAGAGAAATAAAGGCAGAAAGATAGACGACGACATTCGGAGGGAGATGATAGAGCTGCGCCCCAAAATAATCCAAGAAGGGGTGAGGAGGCATCAAGAAACCTCGCTCGATGTGGGTCACCAAGATAACGCGCTCGTCCTCCTGCGGCGCCGGCTCGACCTTGCCTGCCCTCGGACGCCTCCACCCATTCATCGGAATGATCCCCTCTGCGGCGAGGTCCTATAACCGCTTCGCCGAGGCACGCGAGGAGATCCAATCCCTCAAGGCGCTGCCGGCCGGGGACGGCGAGCTCGACAATGTAGCCTTCTcggccttcttcgccttctccagCTTTTCCGTGGAGTCCTTCGCCATGGCCTCGAGTGCTCTAGCATGCAGGGTGAGCGGACGGGTGGAGAAGTGaagcggaggagaagagaagaaaagGGGATTTGAGGGGATAACCCTAGCCCCAAAATCTTTTATACCTCAAGTAAAAAATCACACCATGGATCTTTGGCCGGAGATCCCCGGATCGACGGTGCCCGCGGCGGCAACACGCACAGAACAACCGTGGCACGTGGCGGATTTCGGGGGCGAAAACCAAGGCGTCGTGCCACATTTGCCCACTAAGCAGTGACCTTACCGCTTATGTGCGCGCTTGCTTAATTTCGAATCCTAGAATTTCCGTGGCGAATCAACCGGATTGATTGCCCATCGTTCCTTTCCTAAAGGATGTTTGTCAGCCCGACTGACTACCCTCCGCGGGGACCCGTGCACTCGAACACGTAAAAGATCCAACTGTAGTCACCTTTAGGATTGCTATGAGATGAGCTTGATGCCCCTCCGCAGGTTAACTTGGCCCTTTCACTAGGCTCAAAGGCGCATGCCTCATAAACTTGGACTCGTAGATGGCCCGCATTGGCATTCCCCTGGGATAAGGAGTGGCATCTCCCCGGAGAGTCAGACCATGTGCCGGCATCGCCACTCTGGTTTTTATGGCATGTCCACACTCGGACCCCAAGTCTATCTCTCCTGACATATATATGAATGCCCCCAAGTTTTGCTCGAGATCGACAATGTCCGATCATTCGGAAACCCTTTAGTCCAGAATCAGTTGCGTTTCCCTCCAAGGCGCATCTGACCACGACTCGGAAACATATTCCAAGTGCCCCTGAAGCACTCAGACATAATCGAGAAGCCCGACCTGCTTGCTCTACGAAACCTCAACCGATCCGGGGGCTAATGATGATGTAAGTTACTACAAGTAGGGTCAAGGACCTATCATCTAGGGCCCACCTAGGGCCCCACACCATCATTGGTAGATCTTCGGACCATATACGCATTCGGATGCGTACAGCTGGAAGTCCACTCACACGTGCCAACGGCACTCGGACGTCTTCCCTCCAGTCGGCCCGGCCATCACCACTCGGACGAGGAAGGTGAAGGGACGACGTGGGAGCTGCAACGGTCGAGTGGTCTTAAGTGAGGCTTTAAGCTTAGTCAAGGCTACCGTTAACTGTAACTGCCATAGTTGTGGCTATTTGTACTAGTAATTGCCGTAGTTATGAGACTTTATTCACCCTTGCAACATGGAGGTGGGGAGGCAgcggcgcactctatataagtcACCATGCCTCTCTCTGGTCCAGGGTTAAGCACTTTCTATAATCACACCCCCCAAGAGAAAACAAGCCTCAGGgcacgagacgtagggctgttacctcCTTCGAAAGGGGTCTGAACTCGTAAACATCGAGTGTTACACCTGCGGCGTAGCTAGGTTGTGCCCCTCTTTCGTACCCCTAGTACTCATTGTCAGGATCGTAACCCCGACAGTAACCCCTCGGGTATGCCGTCTTAGGAGACACCGACCAACCTCACCACTATCGAGATCTCTTGGGCCAAACATGACCCACGAAAAGACCACAACTCCTCGCTCTATCGGCCACCGCTGCAGAGACTGTTTTCGAAGTAGACATCATTTCTCTCCCCTTGCTTCTTGTAAAAAAATATCTCTCCCATTGCGGCGCATAGACATATGTGCATAGTCCCTCGGAAAAAAAAAGCGTCGACGAGAGGTAGAGCATGCCAAACACGCCGACTTGGATGGCTCGGCTGTAGCAACATCccggctcggctcggctcggCTTGTGGGCTGCTATGTTGCAGTCCTGTAGATCAAGACAGGTTACGCAGCAGTTTGGCGGTGTCCACTTTGTGGTGGCGCGACCAGGTGTCCAGGTCCCCACGTCATCGAACATGGACAGCCTCCGTCCCGCGTGCCATGCCATATGACAGACCCGGATTCCCGCGAGAAGTCACTTGCATTGCATCTCATACGTACTACTACTACCTTGGATTCGTGCTCATCTCTAGCTAGTTAGTAGTGCCATAGTGCCGCGCTGTACTGTACTGTACTCCGTGCACGCAGCGGGATAAAACACAAAAGCACGGCACATACGCGTGCATGTGCATCGGGTTCGGGGCACCAGCAAGGATAAACAAGAGCCGATGCACCATTCCATAAGAATTCAGATCAGAGACGGGGCACGATCGAAGACCGCCGCAGCGCATGCGCGAGCGCTGGGGCGCCGGGACGGCGCATGTGAGCGAGCACGCCGACGCCGCAGCCGATCGTGCGCACGCGTGCAGATGCGGCGCGCCACGTGAGCCCCCGTGCGCGCGCCCGACGGCCGGTTGCAGCGGCATGTGCCACGGCACGGCCGTGGATGCGTGGCGTGGCTGGCCGTCGCCACTGCCGATGTCCGCGCACATGGCGCCACGCACGCGTGTGCCTGTGCCGCGAGACCGGGTCAAACGTGGCGGCGCTGCACGAGGCCGGGACGGGATCGAGCCGAGCGAAACAAGGGAGGAAGCATCCTCGCGTCTCTATCCTCCCGGGCCCACGTCCTTCTGACCTGTCTTGCAACTTGGCATGCATACACTTATCGATGGTTCCATGCATGCTTGCAAGTGTAGCTTCATGTCTAACAAGCCGATTTTTTATTAATAATAAATTATAAACCAATTATTCCATAACTGATAAATGTAACTTGAGATTTTGAAAAATGAGAAGGACGCTATGAGTAACAGCGTCCAAGCTGGCCGCTATTGCAAACCTTGTCTAGGTCTGGACGCTAGTGTTAGCGGCGTCTAGTGCATGATTGAACCAGCTCAGCCCAGGAACCCCCTAAATCGGCTGTCCTCAACCTAATCCGCTTGCCCGTCCAAAGAAATGCCAATTGGTGGATCATAATGGCGAGCAGCCGGTAAGACGGTGTCTCAGCTATGATGATCGGTGTTGTTGGTTGTAACATCCCGAAATCACAGACCGGCACACCCACGAGAAGCTTTGGCTCGGATCTTTCCAGTCCGCCGAGCAGGATGCCAAAGAGTATGACATTTGGTTGGTCCGGCTGCACGGAGCCGACGGCCACCGAAACTTTGATTTTGGTGAGATGGCGTGGCTAGATGTTGTTCACCCGCGAGTGGTCTCCGCACGGGAGGAAAGGGAGGACCCGGAGGCGAGGGAAAGGCTAGCGGCGGAGGCCTCCGACGAGGCGTACATGGCAAAGCTCCACCGCCTCTACCCAGAGCAAGTCGAGACGgagctagagatgctcttagctCTCTTCCTCCCCAATCTCTCCTCTCTAGTATTTCCCCTCTTGTAATCAGACCTGATACTTGAGTGAATCAATACGAGAGAGCAGTAATCCCGTGTGTTTGATGGAGTAGTGGCTGGGTTTGTAACATCGGCCGAGGTTGCTTACCGCGCAGCAAGGAAGAGGAGCAATGATTGCCAGCGAACTAGGTTTTACAACTCATGCAACTCCATAATCAACTAGAAACGACTCCATTCAGTTTAATTATAGCACTGGCCGAACCACAGAACTGGACGCTGTTGGCTATAGCGTCCAGACATGGGCGTTGTTCCTAATGGCGTCCAGGTCTGGACGCCGTTGTTTACGGTGTCCTTCCTATTTTAAAAATTTCACATCTTCTTTACTAGTTTCGGAATTACCGAATTATTAATTATTAATTATAAAAAATCGGTCCAACAAGTTATGCAAGCTTGGAGATGCTAATCAATGTTCACTCCAAAACCTTGACGGGATCCACCGGCCAAATTCCTCCAAAACCTGGTTAATTCAGTTTTGCTTTTGCATGGAACCTGTTAGTGCGCTTAACAAAGTGTAATACTAGACCGACCAAGGGATTCTTACGTACCTTATGTAATTGATGATTTGGCAGTTTTTAATTCGTCATTAGTTGGGGGCACGAGCCCACCCTTCAAATGAGGGGGCAGTTTTGATTAGCGTTTAGCAAATTACGTAGGTTACATAAGGCCTTGTACAATGAAAGATGCTTAGAGAGGTGTTTAGAAAAATAAACCTAGATTTTCTGAAGTACCGGTGCCTATTTCTACAGGAGAGACGCTTAGTTAAGCGTCTACCCTATACAAATAACACCGATGCTTAAAAAAAGCTGGTTTATTTCTTTAAGCATCTCCCTTAAGCACCTTCCATTGTACAAGATCTAAACGCTGTTAGCAGGTGTAACCTTATTGCTTAACAAAAGCCCGAAGTTGAGAGACAATGAGCTTTGGCGCCTCGCTGGGGCTCCATGTTTAGAGACCCCCTCTGCCGCTGGGGACCCAGCTAGGCTGAGAGACTTTAGCTCACCGCCCCGCTTTTGTGTTTCTCTTATCCACGCTGATCTTTTGATTACTCGCATTGTTTTCCCGCCACTCTTCTTTTTAATATATGGTGAAAGGCTGGATCTCTGAAAAAACAAATCTGCGTGGAGGAGGAAAATTGGAACGCCACCTGACTACAAAACAGAGGCTCTATGATAGTACACAGTACCATTTATGCAGGCCCTTCTCTTAAAATTctttagagcaactctagcagatccCGTAAAACGCCGACCCGCATAAGGCTTTTGCAGTTTGTATGGGGCGTTTATGCAGGCTTAAAATCTCCGCGGTAGAATAGAAACTGTATCCAAACCCGTAAAATTTAAAAAACTTGTTTCGCGCGAGAAATTTAAGCAAAAACTCGCCAGAGCTCGCTCGCATAGATAGTTCTTCTTCACATAgatacttcttcttcacataaGTTCGTACACAGCATGCATATATTACATATAAGTTCGCCGGAGCTAGACCGGGCCTATCCCACCGTACCACTACACAAAATTGAGCTCACCGGAGCTCGTGTGGTAGCTGCCCAGCGGCGGCGCTCAATCGGAGTCGGGGGAGTCGGAGGAGTCAAGGTCGATGTAGAACTTCGCCTGCTCCGCCTTCATCAGTCGCAGGTCAGCCTCCTTGGACGTGTGCGCCTGCGACGCGGCGACGCCCGTCTGGAGGAAGAGCCGCTCGTACTGGAGCTCGCGGCGGATGCGCTCTTCCATCTCCTCTTGCTCCCTCGTCGACCGCTCGAGGACGACGCGCTCGAGGAGCTCCTCCTGCCCCAGGGGGAGGTAGTCCTCGGGCCCGATGACGCCTCGGCGCGGCGGCGCATCGGGCTCTACGGCGCGAGGCGAGAGCTCTTCCACCGGCTTCCTCTTCGCCGGAATGAGCCACAAGCTTGATGCGCCCGCGGATGAGCTCCCCGCGGACTAGGAGCCGGAGGAggagtggcggcggcgggcgagctCGCGATCGAACTCGTCCAGCTCGCGGCGGTCGAACGCCGGCGGCGGACGGCTACCGCGTTTGAGCCACCGACGTGCCCCCCGCTTGCGCACGGCGTCAGATCTGGCGCAGCGGCGGCGCTCCGCCTCATCCCTAGAGCTGTCCATGGCTTTGCAGGCTTGCCGGCGGCGAGAAATCGAGCGGCGCGGTGGGGAATCAGGGGGAAACGCAGCTACTGGGGGGATAGGGTTTCGACCCGCATCTGCCCCGTAAACCCGTAGTTATACTACATCGGGGGTAACGTTTGCGGGCTCCGGTAAAAAATTTACGGGTCGGACGAGTATACGGGCTCTGTTGTGGCCAGAAAATTGGGCCGAGCCCGTATACTCGCTGGAATTATGCGGGTTCGTGCGTTATGCGGGGTCTGATAGAGTTGCTCTTAGGCGACTGGAGACTATAAGGTAGTAGTAGAGGCGGGATGGGTTCAAAATAAGATATTGGCGTTTTCTTGAAATAAAAAAGAAGATATTGGCGTTTTCTGGCTGGCTCTAGAAATGTTTCACATTGTCGACGATGCTGACCCACCAGCCGGGAAATAAAAAGAACGAGAAAAGCTTTTCATAACCATTACACTAGTCTTAGGAATTTTCTTCAGAATGCATGTGCATATGCGTTTCGTTGGAAGCACGTGTAGCTATAGCTAAGAAGGCCTAACTGTGGTGGCATCAAGTCATATTGGAAGCACAAGAAGACACGCAAAGGTAAACAAGCAAAACCTGGTAATGAAAATCAGGAGTACAAGAAGATCGATCAAAACTGTTGGTTCTTGTCTCGACTACGGACGATTTGCTTACGTACATATAACTTGGAACAAACAGTGACCTGTGAGACTATGAGCGATCTGGTTGCCGACAAAACAAGGCCTTTCTCGTTCCCTAGCTAGATAGTTCATCAGTTATGGTGCAGCATCGCGAGACCCTGCATGCCGGTGCTTCGAACCGACAAGGCACAGGCGCAGCTTGGCTGCAGGTCCATACCATCCTTCATAGCTTCCACCACTGCCGCGGGAGTAATGACGCCGGACGAGCTCGCGGTGTCGTGGAGATCGTCGTCGTGGAAGACACGATGGCGACGCGTCGCCGACTCATCCTGCCGTTGGACGAcggccctcctcttcttcctgctcctcatcTCGCCCGAACTACCAGACCTCGTGGAGACGAAGGAACGGGAGCCAGAGCGGCTCGCGCTGCGACGACTGCCACCCCAGCCGGAGTGGCATTGGTCGCCGTCGAAGGCCGATCGACGCTGCTGTGAAGGCATGTTGGTCTGACCTCGCACTTGCAGCAGCTCCTCCTCTTCGCCGCGCAGGTGCGGCGGCAGGCCGGATGACGCGTCGGAGACCATGGagtcctcctcgtcgtcgtcggagtATTCCGCCTGCGGCAGCATCTGTTTCAGGACGTCGCCGGGGTGCACGTATGGCAGCGTGCGACGTTGCTGCTGGCCTGACCCGGAGTGCTCCAGGTACAGGGTCCAGCCGGACTGGCAGCCGCTGCTGCACTGCGAGCTCTCCTCGTCGGCGGAGGCTCCGTCTTCTCTCCCCGGCATGGTGTGTGTGATGAGAGCAGAATCAGATCGGCTTCTCCTTTTCTCTGGCTAAGCTAAGCAGTGGCGTGCGACGATGCTGTGTGTTCACTCGCTTGTTGCAGTACTCAGTAGCTGGCCAGTAGAGTGTATATGAGGAGAGTGGAGTGGGGATCTCGAGGCGAGTGGAAACACTTGTTTTATATCAGGCGCAGCTGAGCTGGGCAAGCCATTCCCTTCTTGGTTCCTGTCCACGGACAAGGGCACATGTGGATGGGCGTGGGAGGGGTGCGCCCTAACGAGCCGTGCACGTGCGCGGACACCACGACGACTGGGGGACATCTAGGCTTGGATCCAAACTTGGGGCTTCGCTTGGTTCTGGCTTCTAAGCCGACCCACATAACCGGTATTTTTTAAAAATAAGGTAAAAGGCTTTGCTATTTTCATTAGTCAAGAAAAGAGCTAAAATTACTCCATTAATTGACGGAAAATCGGGCTAAACCAATACAATCCAACCCATACGACATGGGCATCACCGGGCAACATGGAACACAGAGCTGCAAAGAAGAAAGACATCTGCCGAGGAGTCACAAGCGTCATCGTCGTCACCGGTTGCCCTAAACAAGCGACTCCGACTTCACCGTAGAGTCCATCATCGAAGCCAACCTGTAAATGGCTACATAGAAGCCATGACGGCACATGCCAACAGGTGGCCACACGCGCGAGCAACCGACAACTCCGACTTTAAAAACGAGCTTCACATGGGAAATATGTAGGACTTGCGCCGACCGTGCCCTCGCAAACGACCACCGACTGACTATCATTGTCACCACCTGAACACGCTCCACCGCAGCTCCGGCTTCAAAGCAACCAAACAACCCATGAAAGAGCACCTCAGACACGCCGGGAAGAACCGATTACCGAAGTCAACGACGCGACCATAGCTCTTCTCGATGCCATCGTCGTCGTCGCCAAAACAGAAATCAGCGCCCCGCCTCAGCAAACCATGCAGCCAAGATGCCGTCATCCACCAGTTTCCCAGTAGTAGCCGGCTCCGAGACGATGCCCCCAACGAGGAGAAAAACGTGAAAATTCCTCCATGGCCCGAACCAGCGGATCTAAGGTTTCCCTCCAGAGCCAAAGCGGTGGTGAGAAGCAGCACACCTCCATGATGACGCTTCTAAGAAAAGGCTGTGATGCCCACGTGTCCCCGTCGCCAGCTCCGATGAAGATTGGAACAAGGATTTCTCCCAAAGACGTCGTGATCATCTACCGCCGCCCACGGACCACCACACATGCCGAGGCCTGCCTCACTCTATCTGCGAGATCCCATGATCCTCTGTGCCCAGAAAACGCACCACCCAGATCCACCACCGCGACCACCACCACTGCAACAACCAATTCTGCATCGCGAGCAGCAACACCCAGATCGGAGAACAAGCAtgcaccagatccagatcgaagCCGCTTGAGCTAAGTAGTGAAGTATACATGCATGCCCTCCATCTTTAGCACACCACGCACCCTGCAGAAGTCACAGTTGCCATGCCTTGCAAGTAACCGCGCTTGACGTGCGCCAGCCGCCGTCACACCAGACCTTTGATCCATGCCCCACATGCACATCAGGAGATGAGCACCGCCGCGCACACACTACCACGCACGCCATCCACGCCCAGGCCACGCTAAGAGCTCGGACCGGGGTTGCCGTCCCGGCGCCCTGATGGAGACCGTTGCATGAAAaccaaaaaaattcctacgaacacccaagatcaaatctaggagatgtatagcaacgagaggggagtgtgtctacatacccttgtagagcgaaagcggaagcgtatataacgcggttgatgtagtcatcctcttcgcgatccaatcacgatccaatccgatctagcgccgaacggctGGCACCTCTATGTTCAACACACGtgcggctcgatgacgtctcctccttcttgatccagaaatcaagagaggagaagtagatgggatctCAACTAGCAGGACGAcatggtggagatggtggtggtgcaatcccggcagggcttcaccaaacACTGTCGGAACCAATCTGAGGAGAAAACGGAGTTTTGGGAGAGGTAGGGCTGCCGTCGGGGCGTGGGATTTGGTGTGTCCAGACCCTCCCTCTCCCAAACTATTTATAGGAGGCAAGGGGGAGGATTGGGGTGCAGCCTTGGCCCCTCCTTCAAGGGAGGGGGCGTCGGCCTAGGGAGGAGTCCtccctc contains:
- the LOC109744278 gene encoding uncharacterized protein, coding for MPGREDGASADEESSQCSSGCQSGWTLYLEHSGSGQQQRRTLPYVHPGDVLKQMLPQAEYSDDDEEDSMVSDASSGLPPHLRGEEEELLQVRGQTNMPSQQRRSAFDGDQCHSGWGGSRRSASRSGSRSFVSTRSGSSGEMRSRKKRRAVVQRQDESATRRHRVFHDDDLHDTASSSGVITPAAVVEAMKDGMDLQPSCACALSVRSTGMQGLAMLHHN